The following are from one region of the Brassica rapa cultivar Chiifu-401-42 unplaced genomic scaffold, CAAS_Brap_v3.01 Scaffold0217, whole genome shotgun sequence genome:
- the LOC103855968 gene encoding uncharacterized protein LOC103855968, protein MKKKFNKPFYSWTCVPRDRQEGYFVEFAKKHTWNPMLTGLVQEHFEFICQLRMKDMVSDVRTSRNQPNWIGDTLWKQMTAYWDTEAAVAKSRKASAARLSERNGLGIHKHNSGQKSYMQLEQELIEELGRLVSFGEVFIKAHTRKDGTYVDFKAEKVAEAYKKKKEEKLADLRKDNTEISEGLLLAIEEDNELFIQSTFCNDKGDLFGIGSLKKKLKRKRNDPISSYSFMHMQQKLEEAELKIKEQEAHIAKAEADRALEQAINQAKMAEFSLLHKYMRLTDQKYLDFIASEASSPAPPDQ, encoded by the exons ATGAAAAAGAAGTTTAATAAGCCTTTCTATAGCTGGACCTGTGTGCCTAGAGACAGACAAGAAGGATACTTCGTTGAATTTGCG aaaaaacACACATGGAATCCCATGTTAACCGGTCTTGTTCAAGAACACTTTGAATTCATTTGTCAGCTTCGAATGAAAGATATGGTCAGTGATGTAAGGACCTCTCGCAACCAACCGAATTGGATAGGAGATACACTCTGGAAACAAATGACTGCTTATTGGGACACTGAGGCAGCAGTGGCAAAGAGCCGCAAGGCATCAGCAGCTCGTTTGTCTGAACGTAATGGTCTTGGTATTCACAAGCATAACTCAGGACAGAAGTCCTATATGCAACTCGAACAGGAGCTG ATAGAGGAGTTGGGAAGACTTGTGAGTTTTGGTGAAGTATTCATCAAGGCTCATACAAGAAAAGATGGAACCTATGTTGATTTCAAAGCAGAAAAAGTTGCTGAggcttacaaaaagaaaaaggaagagaagtTGGCTGACCTTAGGAAGGATAACACTGAAATCTCAGAGGGGCTTTTGCTAGCAATAGAAGAGGACAACGAGCTGTTTATTCAG TCAACTTTCTGCAATGACAAAGGAGACCTTTTTGGTATTGGAAGCCTGAAGAAGAAGCTTAAGAGAAAACGAAATGACCCGATCAGTTCCTATTCTTTCATGCACATGCAACAAAAGCTTGAAGAAGCTGAACTCAAGATAAAAGAACAAGAAGCCCATATTGCCAAGGCTGAGGCAGACCGTGCTCTGGAACAAGCTATTAACCAGGCTAAGATGGCTGAGTTCTCCCTTTTGCACAAGTACATGCGTTTAACTGACCAAAAATACCTTGATTTCATTGCCTCTGAAGCATCATCTCCAGCTCCTCCTGATCAGTGA